The following coding sequences lie in one Xanthomonas hyacinthi genomic window:
- a CDS encoding condensin subunit F yields MTVADPNRLIASLVRDQVNLDLKTADICFLAGLYLRADKAGLASFEEDLLVDLFEQVCDVVEPAAENPRKRATHAIQRLREQRMLARVDGAGIVRAGEYALTRLAAAVIEYFLTDEALTRESLSLLTGILRAQLADVLATARKAQDDEDWHRHVVAPLRITVGDLVAGIERRQRGLDAQQEEVQAEIASLLSTDWFSAVDRCQALLDATTRTLRELNEILLRDAHHFVALLQDIQALAMSAQRAEPEEAAQRVIEHVDRIAAWGSARQKAWSEYYQYVHRYLRDVVRLDPDRALSQRLRDQIVGWQNKPFHLVVAHAGSICLLRPLEARVERPAVARPRTDREAEPAWVEAENALADIEVLVNLALEEGIDSLAGVTLRVIATLTEDSHYVTVGRVADAVARFARLRSSRERPWRAVDERLEIEDWNVQGQRKAQ; encoded by the coding sequence ATGACAGTAGCCGACCCCAATCGCCTTATTGCCTCGCTGGTGCGGGACCAGGTCAATCTAGACCTGAAGACGGCAGACATTTGCTTTCTCGCGGGCCTCTACCTGAGGGCGGACAAGGCTGGGCTGGCGTCATTCGAGGAGGATTTGCTGGTCGACCTGTTCGAGCAAGTCTGCGATGTCGTCGAACCCGCTGCCGAGAACCCGCGCAAGCGCGCGACCCATGCCATCCAGCGCCTGCGTGAGCAGCGCATGCTGGCCCGGGTCGATGGCGCCGGTATCGTGAGGGCGGGCGAGTACGCGCTGACGCGACTTGCCGCTGCGGTGATCGAGTATTTTCTGACAGACGAGGCGCTGACGAGGGAGAGCCTCAGCTTGTTGACAGGTATCTTGCGTGCGCAACTCGCCGACGTGCTGGCGACAGCCAGGAAGGCCCAGGATGACGAGGATTGGCACCGGCACGTGGTTGCGCCCTTGAGGATCACGGTGGGCGATCTGGTGGCAGGCATCGAACGCCGGCAGCGCGGGCTCGATGCTCAGCAAGAAGAAGTCCAGGCGGAGATCGCCAGCCTGTTATCCACCGACTGGTTCAGTGCAGTCGATCGATGCCAGGCCTTGCTTGACGCAACGACCCGCACATTGCGCGAACTCAATGAGATCCTGCTGCGCGATGCGCACCATTTCGTCGCATTGCTACAGGACATCCAGGCACTGGCCATGTCGGCGCAACGTGCCGAGCCCGAGGAGGCAGCACAGCGGGTCATCGAACATGTCGACCGGATCGCAGCCTGGGGCAGCGCGCGCCAGAAGGCATGGTCCGAGTACTACCAATACGTGCATCGTTACCTACGCGACGTGGTCAGGCTGGATCCTGATCGGGCGCTGAGCCAACGCTTGCGCGACCAGATAGTGGGCTGGCAGAACAAGCCTTTCCATCTGGTGGTTGCGCATGCGGGGTCCATCTGCCTGCTGCGCCCGCTCGAAGCACGCGTCGAGCGTCCAGCGGTGGCCAGGCCAAGGACGGATCGCGAGGCCGAGCCGGCCTGGGTGGAGGCCGAGAATGCGCTGGCGGATATCGAGGTGCTGGTGAACCTTGCACTCGAGGAGGGCATCGATTCCCTGGCGGGGGTGACTTTGCGAGTAATCGCCACGTTGACCGAAGACAGCCATTACGTGACTGTGGGGCGGGTCGCCGACGCGGTAGCGCGGTTCGCCCGCCTGCGTTCGAGCCGCGAACGGCCATGGCGCGCGGTAGACGAACGGCTTGAGATCGAGGATTGGAACGTTCAGGGCCAGAGGAAAGCGCAATGA
- a CDS encoding chromosome partition protein MukE: MSDAGFASLDLVIADERFPEVDLMLRHGRHIGRDDGSLYDYLVDAQALLETFYRRFGGELIQRSDGYFYLLPNGDRLGRRQLSVGEMLVGQVLALLYLDPASLQHGGMTTREALLQRLSGLLGTDALVRTLTPRRRKYDERIAAETVRGKVDEALRKLADLGFVDVVDVSRLRLRPALMRFAEPVRGLTDPGDALERLVAHGEVLLGDAPDVDDDGGDAEGEEMSS; the protein is encoded by the coding sequence ATGAGTGATGCCGGATTCGCTTCCCTGGATTTGGTGATTGCCGACGAACGCTTTCCTGAGGTGGATCTTATGCTGCGCCACGGACGCCATATCGGTCGTGATGACGGCAGTCTCTATGATTATCTAGTCGACGCGCAGGCGTTGCTCGAGACTTTCTACCGGCGATTCGGCGGCGAACTGATCCAGCGCAGTGATGGCTATTTCTATTTGCTGCCCAACGGCGATCGACTAGGGCGTCGCCAGTTGTCCGTCGGCGAAATGCTCGTTGGGCAGGTGCTGGCGCTGTTGTATCTCGATCCCGCATCCTTGCAGCACGGCGGCATGACAACGCGGGAAGCGTTGTTGCAGCGACTGTCCGGCTTGCTGGGCACCGATGCGCTGGTACGCACGTTGACTCCGCGTAGGCGGAAGTATGACGAACGCATCGCCGCGGAGACCGTGCGTGGCAAGGTGGACGAGGCTCTGCGCAAACTGGCCGATCTAGGCTTCGTCGATGTCGTGGATGTTTCCCGGCTGCGTCTACGGCCAGCATTGATGCGCTTTGCTGAGCCGGTTCGCGGACTCACCGATCCTGGCGACGCACTGGAGCGGCTGGTTGCGCACGGCGAGGTGTTGCTGGGCGATGCTCCAGACGTGGATGATGATGGCGGTGACGCGGAAGGGGAGGAGATGTCGTCATGA
- a CDS encoding DUF3320 domain-containing protein codes for MDEMQPDGQSALAEPRIDATLVAKLNLADFQNAVPVVRELCLVNDTDQTFDNVELVLTSDPAFLKPKRWRIDALAAGSRYPIRDLDLALDGGMLARLTESELATVSLAIHCTAREDSSQELARREFRLELLPRNQWGGLSHLPDLVAAFVQPNEPAVERLLKQAAEILRQNGRNSALDGYSGGVKRAWELASAIWGAVAGMGLDYALPPASFEQSGQKVRGPSQIAESGLATCFDLALLFCAALEQAGLNPLLIFTEGHAFAGFWLKPEEFSTTVVDDITALRKRLKLRELVLFETTLITQRPAVPFSYAAERGAHQVSETEDAVFRLAVDIRRARLQRIKPLASADAVARAPAEEQISPAKPTLPVFEEAPALSDDERDGDLEAPLLDPIDRLARWQRKLLDLSLRNNLLNFKGGKKSLKLDAPDPGALEDLLSSGQPLKLSPRPDLMDGADPRNQAIYEAREREDVRRSHALDALRRREVFVSVPEAELESRLVELFRGARNTLQEGGANTLYLALGFLSWTRDDRAEQRYRAPLILVPVSLQRKSARSGFMLTLHDDEPRFNPTLIEMLRQDFQLGLGVAEGELPRDEAGLDIGAVWKAVGYAIKDIKGWEVNEDVVLSMFSFAKYLMWKDLAERSEQLRQNPVVRHLLDTPREAYPSGTPFPDVRQLDQRFDPRQVFCPLPADSSQLSAVLAASQGKDFVLIGPPGTGKSQTIANLIAQSLAEGRRVLFVSEKIAALDVVYRRLREIGLGEFCLELHSSKARKLDVLAQLQSAWESSGLADAQQWHAEAEKLQRLRDELNIYVERLHQLHGNGLSLFAAIGQVSAGQEVTALRLAWPSPSQHDRVAMDRLRSLADRLEVNAQVIGHAALVSHPLVMVGQGGWSPSWQQQLVAAAREVLPAAQIAIDTAQAFVQASGLPATPSTQEACQALALLAECLPRAAGHDWRFILRPDARRLVQRVQEGATLVRRHAELNAQLSPPWPTSIVSACERGLTALAERQATYARLGEPWPVRTILLLNQGLELLAQLVQRQASLSVPYDEAIERLDVAQLQVDWELAEQTFWPRSWLGKRKVKAQLVSAVSGVIAPNVGNDLQQWNAIRALRRQVQALSFGKETADVWKGLQTQTEAVRTALRWQTALTALRDDQPWEDAGFDLIEEGHCGNALRADLQNARRLRQLDQEIAALASLEQPTERLWTGQATRIDGLRAALEFLADRRAHLQQGALQAEHVQVAENACGATLANDWHFLQQRAEVEEALDALDDLREASAGLWQGLGTRLDDAAQACQLHAAVAAAVARLAATPEQIGAYKATLHTLLGDANALLEPGGQIVGAGSRYIEAWQQLQPRRRALATVGQFAETAQAELHASPLPQLIERCEAIVRAEHGLRNWCAWRQVREQAFALGLGPLVLGMEQGHVAPGQARRALEANYARWWLNAAVDEEPVIRGFVSAEHEQRIRDFRELDERFTGLTRDWLRARLCADMPAQENVSRNSEWGVLRHEMSKKRAHLPLRELMLRIPQALTKLTPCLLMSPLSIAQYLDAGANAFDLVIFDEASQIPVWDAIGAIARGRQVVMVGDPKQLPPTAFFDRAESDLDDEDVEADLESILDECIGANLPVRHLNWHYRSRHESLIAFSNHNYYDGKLVTFPSPVTDDHAVSLQQIAGTYEKGGSRTNPAEAKALVADVVARLTSPGFRESGLTIGVVTFNAEQQKLIEDLLDDARRKDPRLEPWFAESELEPVFVKNLESVQGDERDIIYFSITYGADASGQLAMNFGPLNRQGGERRLNVAITRARHELRVFASLRTEQMDMARTQAIGVRDLKHFLEFAERGARALVEASPGSLGGFDSPFEQAVAAALVQRGWRVQTQVGASSFRIDLGVIDPDAPGRYLAGVECDGATYHRSATARDRDKLREQVLRGLGWKVVRVWSTDWWIDPASTLDKLDARLQTLLVETRGQREAQAQREAQARQIAEAAIARAMAIAADGAGTATPIVAQPDTQIAIAAPPPVAAEDIYTRQAPAAPHPQTQPLPASLAASFLITDPAATVAGIDADAFFDDDYVPTLSAVIAHVVEREGPVLDGVLTRRIARAHGWLRTGSRIRDRVLQLAQANYSTTQEDVGVFYWPAHLDPAIPPAFRRPGDENSVRPADEISLPELSALAREVTDRGEQGEGAFYAMARELGLQQLRAASRARLEKALQFL; via the coding sequence ATGGATGAAATGCAACCGGACGGGCAGAGCGCTCTGGCCGAGCCGCGAATCGATGCGACCTTAGTCGCCAAGCTGAATCTGGCCGACTTCCAGAACGCGGTCCCCGTGGTTCGGGAGCTGTGTCTCGTTAACGACACCGATCAGACATTCGATAACGTGGAACTGGTCCTTACCTCGGACCCGGCTTTTCTCAAGCCAAAGCGCTGGCGCATTGATGCGCTTGCAGCCGGTTCCCGCTATCCGATCCGCGATCTGGACCTGGCGCTGGACGGTGGCATGTTGGCGCGGCTGACCGAATCGGAGTTGGCCACGGTCTCGCTGGCGATTCACTGCACGGCAAGGGAGGATTCCTCCCAGGAACTGGCCCGACGCGAGTTCCGCCTGGAACTCTTGCCACGTAACCAATGGGGTGGGCTTTCCCATCTCCCGGATCTGGTGGCCGCTTTCGTTCAGCCCAACGAACCAGCCGTGGAACGTTTGCTCAAGCAGGCGGCAGAGATTCTGCGCCAGAACGGCAGGAACTCGGCGCTCGATGGTTACTCCGGAGGCGTCAAGCGCGCTTGGGAGCTGGCTTCGGCTATCTGGGGTGCGGTGGCTGGTATGGGTCTGGACTATGCGCTGCCGCCCGCCAGCTTCGAGCAGTCCGGGCAGAAGGTGCGTGGTCCGAGCCAGATCGCCGAATCGGGACTGGCAACCTGCTTCGACCTGGCCTTGCTGTTCTGTGCTGCGCTGGAGCAGGCTGGGCTGAACCCTTTGCTGATCTTCACCGAGGGCCACGCCTTCGCTGGGTTCTGGCTTAAGCCGGAGGAGTTCTCGACCACCGTGGTCGACGACATCACAGCATTGCGCAAGCGGCTCAAGCTCAGGGAGCTGGTGTTGTTCGAGACCACCTTGATCACCCAGCGCCCAGCTGTGCCCTTCAGCTATGCCGCTGAACGCGGCGCGCACCAGGTGAGCGAGACTGAGGACGCCGTATTCCGCCTGGCGGTGGACATCCGCCGCGCCCGCCTGCAACGGATCAAGCCACTGGCCAGTGCGGATGCTGTCGCACGCGCCCCTGCTGAGGAGCAGATCTCACCTGCCAAGCCAACCTTGCCGGTCTTCGAGGAAGCCCCGGCATTGTCGGATGATGAGCGAGATGGCGACCTGGAAGCTCCTCTGCTGGATCCTATAGATCGGCTGGCGCGCTGGCAGCGCAAACTGCTCGATCTCTCGTTGCGCAACAACTTGCTCAACTTCAAGGGCGGCAAGAAGTCACTGAAGCTGGATGCCCCGGATCCGGGAGCGCTGGAGGACTTGTTGTCCAGCGGGCAGCCGCTGAAGCTGTCGCCGCGGCCCGACCTGATGGACGGCGCCGATCCACGCAACCAAGCGATCTATGAGGCTCGTGAGCGCGAAGACGTGCGGCGGTCCCATGCGCTGGATGCGCTCAGACGCCGCGAAGTATTCGTCAGCGTGCCAGAGGCGGAACTGGAGTCCCGTCTCGTGGAGCTGTTCCGCGGCGCGCGCAATACGCTGCAGGAAGGCGGTGCCAATACGTTGTACCTTGCCTTGGGCTTTCTGTCCTGGACGCGTGACGATCGCGCCGAGCAACGTTACCGGGCGCCGCTGATTCTGGTGCCGGTCAGCCTGCAGCGCAAGAGCGCACGTTCCGGCTTTATGCTGACCCTGCACGATGACGAGCCGCGCTTCAATCCGACTCTGATTGAGATGCTGCGCCAGGATTTCCAACTCGGCCTGGGTGTGGCTGAAGGCGAACTGCCGCGCGATGAGGCAGGCCTGGATATCGGGGCGGTCTGGAAAGCGGTCGGTTACGCCATTAAGGACATCAAGGGCTGGGAGGTCAACGAGGACGTGGTGTTGTCCATGTTCTCCTTCGCCAAGTACCTGATGTGGAAGGATCTGGCGGAGCGTAGCGAGCAATTGCGACAGAACCCAGTGGTGCGGCATTTGCTCGATACCCCACGCGAGGCCTATCCCTCGGGCACGCCGTTTCCCGACGTGCGCCAGCTCGACCAACGTTTCGACCCGCGTCAGGTGTTCTGCCCGCTGCCGGCGGACTCTTCGCAACTTTCGGCGGTGCTCGCCGCTTCGCAGGGCAAGGACTTCGTGCTGATCGGGCCCCCAGGCACCGGCAAGAGCCAGACCATCGCCAACCTGATCGCCCAGTCGTTGGCTGAAGGGCGCCGGGTGCTGTTCGTCTCCGAGAAAATCGCGGCGCTGGACGTAGTCTACCGGCGCCTACGCGAGATCGGCCTGGGCGAGTTCTGCCTGGAACTGCACTCGAGCAAGGCACGCAAGCTCGATGTGCTGGCGCAATTGCAGTCAGCCTGGGAAAGCAGCGGCCTGGCGGATGCGCAGCAGTGGCATGCCGAAGCGGAAAAGCTCCAGCGCCTGCGCGATGAACTCAATATCTACGTCGAGCGCCTGCACCAGCTCCACGGCAACGGGTTGAGCCTGTTCGCCGCTATCGGCCAGGTCAGTGCCGGCCAGGAGGTGACCGCGCTGCGGCTGGCCTGGCCTTCGCCCAGCCAGCATGATCGGGTCGCCATGGATCGACTGCGCAGCCTTGCCGACCGGCTGGAGGTCAATGCCCAGGTCATTGGTCATGCCGCCTTGGTCAGCCATCCGCTGGTCATGGTGGGTCAAGGCGGCTGGTCGCCGTCCTGGCAGCAGCAACTGGTCGCGGCCGCGCGCGAAGTGTTGCCCGCCGCACAGATAGCGATCGACACAGCACAGGCCTTCGTCCAAGCGAGTGGATTGCCTGCCACCCCCTCGACCCAGGAGGCCTGCCAGGCCCTGGCGTTGCTTGCTGAGTGTCTGCCCCGCGCGGCCGGGCACGATTGGCGTTTCATTCTGCGCCCCGATGCCAGGCGCCTGGTTCAGCGTGTGCAGGAAGGCGCTACCTTGGTGCGCCGGCACGCCGAGTTGAATGCACAGTTATCCCCGCCTTGGCCGACGTCGATCGTCAGCGCCTGCGAGCGGGGCCTGACCGCGCTGGCCGAGCGCCAAGCGACGTACGCACGGCTGGGCGAGCCTTGGCCGGTGCGCACCATTTTGCTGCTCAACCAGGGCCTGGAGCTACTGGCTCAACTCGTACAACGTCAGGCCAGCTTGTCGGTGCCTTATGACGAGGCCATCGAGCGCCTGGACGTGGCGCAACTGCAAGTGGATTGGGAACTGGCCGAACAAACGTTCTGGCCCAGATCCTGGCTGGGCAAGCGCAAGGTCAAGGCGCAACTGGTCAGCGCCGTCAGCGGCGTCATAGCGCCCAACGTCGGCAACGACTTGCAGCAATGGAACGCTATTCGAGCGCTTCGCCGTCAAGTACAAGCGCTTAGCTTTGGCAAGGAAACTGCAGACGTCTGGAAAGGGTTGCAGACACAAACGGAGGCTGTCCGCACTGCCTTGCGCTGGCAAACGGCACTGACCGCCCTGCGCGACGACCAGCCCTGGGAGGATGCGGGTTTTGACCTGATCGAAGAGGGTCATTGCGGCAATGCCTTGCGGGCAGATTTGCAAAATGCGCGGCGCCTGCGTCAGTTGGATCAGGAGATCGCCGCCCTGGCGTCGCTGGAGCAGCCCACCGAGCGGCTGTGGACGGGACAGGCCACCCGCATCGATGGGCTGCGCGCCGCCTTGGAGTTCCTGGCGGATCGGCGCGCCCATCTGCAGCAGGGCGCATTGCAGGCCGAGCACGTGCAGGTGGCGGAAAACGCCTGCGGCGCCACGTTGGCCAACGACTGGCATTTTCTGCAGCAACGTGCCGAGGTCGAGGAGGCACTGGACGCGCTGGACGACTTGAGGGAAGCCAGCGCCGGGCTGTGGCAGGGGCTGGGCACGCGGCTGGACGACGCAGCGCAAGCCTGCCAATTGCACGCCGCCGTCGCTGCCGCCGTCGCCCGCCTGGCCGCCACGCCCGAGCAGATCGGCGCATACAAGGCGACGCTGCATACCCTGCTGGGCGATGCCAATGCGTTGCTGGAGCCGGGCGGCCAGATCGTCGGCGCCGGTTCGCGCTATATCGAGGCCTGGCAGCAACTGCAACCACGGCGGCGGGCGTTGGCGACTGTCGGGCAGTTCGCCGAAACGGCGCAGGCCGAATTGCATGCCTCGCCGCTGCCGCAGTTGATCGAGCGCTGCGAAGCCATCGTCCGCGCCGAGCATGGCTTGCGCAACTGGTGCGCCTGGCGCCAGGTGCGCGAACAAGCATTCGCACTGGGTCTAGGCCCCCTGGTGCTCGGCATGGAACAGGGGCATGTGGCGCCCGGCCAGGCGCGACGCGCCTTGGAGGCCAACTACGCGCGCTGGTGGCTCAATGCCGCGGTAGACGAAGAGCCCGTGATCCGCGGCTTCGTCAGCGCCGAGCACGAGCAGCGCATCCGCGACTTCCGCGAGTTGGACGAACGCTTCACCGGCCTGACCCGCGACTGGCTGCGCGCCCGGCTGTGCGCTGACATGCCGGCCCAGGAGAACGTCAGCCGCAACTCCGAATGGGGCGTGTTGCGCCACGAGATGAGCAAGAAGCGCGCACACCTGCCACTGCGCGAGTTAATGCTGCGCATCCCCCAGGCGCTGACCAAGCTCACCCCCTGTCTTTTGATGAGCCCGCTATCGATCGCCCAATACCTGGATGCCGGCGCCAACGCCTTCGATCTGGTGATCTTCGACGAAGCCTCGCAGATTCCGGTGTGGGACGCGATCGGTGCCATTGCCCGTGGTCGCCAGGTGGTGATGGTTGGCGATCCCAAGCAATTGCCGCCGACTGCCTTCTTCGACCGTGCCGAATCGGATCTGGACGACGAGGATGTCGAGGCCGACCTGGAAAGCATCCTCGATGAATGCATCGGCGCCAACCTGCCGGTCCGCCATCTCAATTGGCATTACCGCAGCCGCCACGAAAGCCTGATCGCCTTTTCCAACCACAACTACTACGACGGCAAGCTGGTTACTTTCCCTTCGCCGGTCACCGACGATCATGCGGTCAGCCTGCAGCAGATCGCCGGAACTTACGAGAAAGGCGGCTCGCGTACCAATCCTGCAGAAGCGAAAGCGCTGGTGGCCGACGTGGTGGCGCGCCTGACGTCACCGGGCTTCCGCGAAAGCGGTCTGACCATCGGCGTGGTCACCTTCAATGCCGAGCAGCAGAAACTGATCGAGGATCTGCTCGATGACGCACGGCGCAAGGATCCGCGATTGGAACCTTGGTTCGCCGAGAGCGAGCTGGAGCCGGTGTTCGTCAAGAACCTGGAAAGCGTCCAGGGCGACGAACGCGACATCATCTATTTCTCCATCACCTATGGAGCGGATGCGTCTGGCCAACTGGCGATGAACTTCGGGCCGCTCAACCGCCAGGGCGGCGAGCGCCGGCTCAATGTCGCCATCACCCGGGCGCGCCACGAACTGCGCGTGTTCGCCAGCCTCAGGACTGAGCAGATGGATATGGCCCGCACCCAGGCTATAGGCGTGCGCGACCTCAAGCACTTCCTCGAATTCGCCGAGCGTGGCGCGCGCGCCTTGGTCGAGGCTAGTCCCGGCAGCCTGGGTGGTTTCGACAGTCCCTTCGAGCAGGCCGTGGCCGCTGCCCTGGTCCAGCGCGGCTGGCGGGTGCAGACCCAGGTTGGTGCCTCGTCGTTCCGCATCGACCTTGGCGTGATCGATCCCGATGCGCCCGGCCGCTACCTGGCCGGTGTCGAGTGCGATGGCGCCACCTATCACCGCAGTGCGACCGCCCGCGACCGCGACAAGTTGCGCGAGCAGGTGCTGCGTGGATTGGGCTGGAAGGTGGTACGCGTTTGGTCTACCGACTGGTGGATCGACCCAGCCAGCACGCTGGACAAACTCGATGCTCGCCTGCAGACCCTGCTAGTCGAGACACGCGGCCAGCGCGAGGCACAGGCCCAGCGCGAAGCGCAAGCTCGTCAGATCGCAGAGGCGGCGATCGCCCGGGCGATGGCTATTGCGGCAGACGGTGCCGGTACAGCAACGCCCATTGTTGCCCAGCCCGATACGCAAATCGCGATTGCCGCCCCACCTCCGGTAGCCGCAGAAGATATCTACACCCGCCAGGCGCCGGCTGCCCCTCATCCTCAGACGCAACCGCTGCCGGCATCGTTGGCGGCATCTTTCCTGATCACCGATCCGGCCGCGACGGTAGCGGGTATCGATGCGGACGCGTTTTTTGACGACGACTATGTGCCTACCCTATCGGCCGTGATTGCCCACGTGGTCGAACGCGAAGGCCCGGTACTCGATGGCGTACTGACGCGGCGCATAGCCCGCGCGCACGGCTGGCTGCGCACCGGTTCGCGTATTCGCGACCGCGTGCTGCAACTGGCGCAGGCCAACTACAGCACCACGCAAGAGGACGTGGGCGTGTTCTATTGGCCAGCTCACCTCGATCCAGCCATACCGCCCGCCTTTCGGCGGCCTGGCGACGAAAACAGCGTGCGACCGGCGGACGAGATCAGCCTGCCTGAACTGTCGGCCTTGGCCCGCGAGGTGACGGACCGTGGCGAGCAGGGGGAGGGAGCGTTCTACGCCATGGCCCGCGAACTGGGGCTGCAGCAGTTGCGCGCGGCCAGCCGGGCGCGTCTGGAGAAGGCGTTGCAATTCCTGTAG
- a CDS encoding AAA family ATPase: MIESMQIAGVASYGQEAQALDGLTKFNFLYGANGCGKTTISRVIADPAGYPGCHIGWKNGTPLQVMVYNRDFVARNFGPSVELKGIFTLGAKNVDNIAKIVALKQESDSYSGRIANLKETLEGLDGQGGKRKELADLETQFQEACWAQKRKYDSEFALAFQGVRNNAENFKARVLLEHAGNSAALVPLADLHEKAKTIFGPSPAPESLVVSPSFDALLFHESNPILSKRVLGREDVDIAAMIKALGNSDWVRQGRAYFDEAASICPFCQQTTEASFAASLEAYFDGTFLAASHAIDDLAKAYAASADYLLAQLSATLDAPCRFLDAELLRTEVALLASRIALNRQHLADKQREPSQLVALEPLADTLERISQALVAANEQIEAHNATVANLGKEKRQLANQVWKHIIAVELATALQDYSTRKQGLTGAIMALTGKIEVAEIDRRQKQKEIAELERATTSVQPTIDAINALLASFGFHGFSLGKADSGTAYVLRRPDGVDAKETLSEGERTFVTFLYFYHLLKGSDSESGVTTDRVVVFDDPVSSLDSDILFIVSSLIKALFDEVRQGIGHIKQVFVLTHNVYFHKEVTFNPRRTDRTAMRSEETFWVVRKSHHASRIEAHTNNPIVTSYELLWAEVRRGDRSNLSIQNTLRRILENYFKILGGTDTDDICNLFEGSEKVICRSLFSWVNDGSHFSHDDLYVAVDDAMVESYLRIFKAIFVKSRHLAHYKMMMREAYSDEPEIAPNAMERLEQANAAAVIHA; encoded by the coding sequence ATGATCGAATCGATGCAGATAGCGGGGGTAGCCTCGTATGGACAGGAGGCCCAAGCGCTCGATGGGCTGACGAAGTTCAATTTCCTCTACGGCGCCAACGGCTGTGGCAAAACCACGATCTCCCGGGTGATTGCAGACCCCGCCGGCTATCCCGGCTGCCACATCGGCTGGAAGAACGGTACTCCCCTGCAGGTCATGGTCTACAACCGTGACTTCGTTGCACGTAATTTCGGCCCTTCCGTAGAACTCAAGGGCATCTTCACCCTTGGTGCAAAGAACGTCGACAATATTGCCAAGATCGTGGCACTTAAGCAGGAATCCGATAGTTACAGTGGACGCATCGCCAATCTGAAGGAGACTTTGGAGGGGCTGGATGGCCAGGGAGGTAAGCGTAAAGAACTTGCCGATCTCGAGACCCAATTTCAGGAGGCTTGCTGGGCCCAGAAAAGAAAGTACGACAGTGAATTCGCCCTGGCATTCCAGGGCGTGCGCAACAATGCCGAGAACTTCAAAGCCCGTGTGCTGCTAGAGCATGCCGGAAATTCAGCGGCATTGGTTCCATTGGCCGATCTCCATGAGAAGGCCAAGACTATTTTTGGCCCTTCACCTGCACCGGAGTCCCTCGTCGTATCCCCGTCGTTCGATGCCCTTTTGTTCCACGAATCGAATCCAATCCTGAGCAAGCGCGTTCTTGGTCGGGAAGATGTCGATATCGCGGCAATGATCAAGGCGTTGGGCAATAGCGACTGGGTGCGACAGGGGCGCGCCTACTTCGATGAAGCAGCGAGCATCTGCCCCTTCTGCCAGCAGACCACTGAAGCCTCCTTTGCGGCCAGCCTGGAGGCCTATTTTGATGGCACGTTCCTGGCCGCTAGCCATGCCATCGACGATCTGGCCAAGGCCTATGCCGCCTCGGCCGACTACCTCCTGGCGCAATTGTCCGCAACCCTCGATGCGCCTTGCCGATTCCTCGATGCAGAACTACTGAGGACAGAAGTGGCCCTGCTGGCTTCCCGGATCGCCCTCAATCGCCAGCATCTGGCCGACAAGCAACGCGAGCCAAGTCAACTCGTTGCACTGGAGCCCTTGGCCGACACGCTGGAGAGAATCTCCCAGGCGCTTGTGGCGGCCAACGAGCAGATCGAGGCACACAACGCTACGGTGGCCAATCTGGGCAAGGAGAAGCGGCAGTTGGCAAACCAGGTATGGAAACACATCATCGCTGTCGAGTTGGCTACCGCCTTGCAAGACTATTCGACGAGGAAGCAGGGGTTGACAGGCGCGATCATGGCCTTGACCGGCAAGATCGAGGTGGCGGAGATAGACCGGCGGCAGAAGCAGAAGGAGATTGCCGAGTTGGAGCGCGCGACCACCAGCGTCCAACCGACCATCGATGCGATTAACGCATTGCTGGCCTCGTTCGGCTTCCATGGCTTCTCCCTGGGCAAGGCAGACAGCGGCACCGCCTATGTGCTGCGGCGGCCCGATGGCGTGGACGCGAAGGAAACCTTGAGCGAAGGAGAACGCACCTTCGTCACCTTCCTCTACTTCTATCATCTGCTCAAAGGCAGCGATTCGGAAAGCGGCGTGACGACCGACCGGGTTGTGGTCTTCGACGATCCGGTTTCGAGCCTGGACAGCGACATCCTATTCATCGTCAGTAGCCTGATCAAGGCGCTATTTGATGAGGTGCGCCAAGGGATCGGTCACATCAAACAGGTCTTCGTGCTGACCCACAACGTCTACTTCCACAAGGAAGTGACCTTCAACCCTCGGCGCACCGACAGAACCGCCATGCGTAGCGAGGAAACCTTCTGGGTTGTCCGCAAATCCCACCACGCTTCCAGAATAGAAGCCCATACGAACAACCCGATCGTCACCTCATATGAGTTGCTGTGGGCGGAGGTGCGGCGGGGCGACCGATCTAATCTTTCGATCCAGAACACCCTCCGGCGTATTCTCGAGAACTACTTCAAGATCCTCGGCGGAACCGATACCGACGACATCTGCAACCTGTTCGAGGGAAGCGAAAAGGTCATCTGCCGATCGCTTTTTTCATGGGTCAATGATGGCTCCCATTTTTCGCACGACGACCTGTATGTCGCGGTCGACGATGCCATGGTGGAGAGCTACTTGCGGATCTTCAAGGCGATCTTCGTCAAGTCCAGGCATCTGGCACACTACAAAATGATGATGCGCGAAGCATACTCGGATGAACCTGAGATCGCACCGAATGCCATGGAGCGATTGGAGCAGGCTAATGCCGCTGCGGTTATCCATGCTTGA